The Ptychodera flava strain L36383 chromosome 3, AS_Pfla_20210202, whole genome shotgun sequence region tattgtattattaATTATATCGACATTATTCGAAACTCCTGTGTTTGTACCTCTATTACGTACATGGTATTTCATGGCTGTAATTACTTTTCATGTCTAGCAATCACAGTGACCAATCCGGCACTTTCTTATGATAGACCTTATGTTTTTGAGCTGTCAAACTAGGCTGATTTTAATTGTGATATCTCTGTGTATTAAGGACTTGACGTTACTGCAATAGAAAGCTTTGAAGGGCGTATATCTGATTGGATGTCTCCCGCATTTGCAATTCATTAGGTGCGTTTTGTTCACAGTTGTTCtgcaattcaaattttaaatcatgtcttttttattttttctgtaatcttATATGTTAAAGTTTccaaattttcaagtttctacTTTGAAAAATAGTTATATGTAAACAAGCTCCCTATGTGCTTGATGTTTAGTTAGTAAGTTCAGATCATTTTCTTCCTGGTTGTAAATTACATTCATTTCTGTGCACAGGGCAACCACTTGTTGTCAATACTTTACTTCGAAATACTCTTagtttgtttttcgttttttataACATTATGCTCTCATTAATTGTCTTTTGCAACGTTATTATTAGTTGTAAGGCCTCCCGTTTAATATACTTTTGTGTTGAAAGCCATTTATTCAAGTCAACAGAAATTGCCAAGTGGCGTTTTCTAGACCTAACAATGTTATGTCTAAATAAGTGACTTAATTAAAAGAACAATTCCAGACCATATTCACTCATGTACATAGCGTAGGTTTAAGACAATTTCAAATTGAACCACTGGATTTTTCTAACTAAATTTGCCTCAACACCAATTATAAAAAAACACATCATTCTCCATCTTAAAGTTTTTGTTTAAACTGTGTCTATATTATCTTTATTTGTAAATAGACACGGCGATTTGAATTGGTGTCAACTACAAAGCGTAagaatgaaaaaaacaacaacaaatcttTAAAGTCAGCATTGACGACATGGCAGCAGACGGCTGACTCTTGTTTACTTTTTGCAAGTCGAGTGACAACAACGTCAGGTTAGGTTTAAAAATAGATTTAGTGTCAACTCCGAGTCAGTGAGGACGGCTGATAAATTATCGCCGAAGATCGCATTTTGGAACTACATAAACCAATCACAGTAAAGAATTCGTACAAAACGCGAGGTCAGCATGGGTCATACATTTCAATGCCTTCTTGTTAGGGGTGAACGATCAAAATGGAAGGGTTTTTAAGGGAGATGCTGGCTAGGGTGTAACGCCActcatcccccccccccataaaaagagaaacaaacaagcaggcaaataaaaattaaaacgcTTCCTGAAGACAAAATGATTCAATATGCCTCAATCCAGAGTCCGAAAATGTTATGGATTTAATACAGCAGTcttgaaaagaaattgaaaattatcGTTGAGTTTACTTTCATGGCTGTGCACTAATGAAATTATGGacatgaataaaaaaaacacctTACCTATGTACATCTAACTGATAATTTCTATTAGTACAAGTAAATACCTAATACTGTGTATATATTCCTACTAAATTCTTTAACAGTTTATTGTGTTGATTGTATTATTAATTATATTGACATTATTCGAAATTCCTGTGTTTGTACCTCtacttaaataaataatatttcaggTCTGGTAAGCAATTTTATGTCCAGCAAACTAATCACAGTGACCGATCTGGTACTTGGTTATGATATTGATGTTTGAAAACTGTATAACTAGGCTGATATTTAatcgttgttattgttgtgtgTTAAGGACTTAAATTTACTGTAATAGCAAGCTTTGTAGGGTAAATGCCTGATTGGATGTCTCTTACACTTGTTATTTTGAAAGGTGAATTTTTGTTCGCATCTGTTCTACAATTTAAGTTTTCAATCATGtctattttttctgtaatctgACATGTTATACTTTCCAAATTTTCAGGtgtttacttttgaaaaatatttatatgtaaACAACTCCTTTTGTGCTTGATATTTCGTTACCAAGTTAAGATCATTTTCTTCCGGGTTGTAAATTACATTCCTTTTTCTGCACAAAGCCACCACTTGTTGTCAATACTTTACTCCGCAATActgttttttataaaataatgctCTAATTAATGGTCTTTGGCGACGTTACCATTGGTTGTAAGGCATCAAATTTAAtatgtttttgtgtttaaaGCCGTTTATTCAAGTCAACAGAAAAATTGCCAAATGATGTTTTCCAGGCCTAACAATTTTATGTCTAAAATGAGTGActgaattaaaataaaaaaaattccataCAATATTCACTCATGTACAGAGCGTAGGTTTAAGACAATGTCAAATTGACCTACTTAATATTTCTGACTACATTTGTGTCAACACCAATTATAATAAACACATCATTCTCCATCTTAAAGTTTTTTGTTGAAACTGTGTCTATATTATCTTTAGTTGTAATTAGATACGGCGATTGGAACTGGTGTCAACTAGAAAGTGTACgaatgaaaaaacaacaacaaaaatcttTAAAGTCAGCATTGACAACATGGCAGCTGACGGCTGACTCTTGTTTACGTTTTGCATGTCCTGTAAAAAGAAGGTCAAGCTAGGTTTAAAAATAGATTTAGTGTCAACCCCGAGTCGGTGAGGACGACTGATAAATTATCGCCGAAGATCGCATAATGGAACTACATAAACCAATCACTGTAAAGAAGTCGTACAAAACGCGAGGTCAACATGGGTCATATATTCAAATACCTACTGTTTTTGGTGAACAGTCAAATTTCAGTGTCGGCAAATCGCATCGTACGAGGAGAGCGGCAGCCATTATTTACTTTATTTACTATCGAATTCCAATAATTCTGGAACACTCCCAAACTGATGACGTCTAGGGTACATATCTATATTGTTTGTTAAAATGTCACAGCTTATTATACGATAATGTCACAGGGCTGGGACGATACTGGCAAGtgtatatcatatcatatcatatcatatcatatcatatcatatcatatcatatcatatcatatcatatcatatcatatcatatcatatcatatcatttcaATGAACAGAAATCTTCCTATATCAATGTGAACTCTAAACATTTTATTGTGATAGTAATGCTTCctttctgtatatttttaaataaagacGAGACGAGTAAACCAACTGAAAGCAAGCCAGAAACAATAGCAGTGTATGCTATATCAAGCAAACAGAAACATGGTCAGAAAGTCGACAGAGACATCCTAACTGTAAACCCTTATCAGTCTCCGGAAGCAACCTACGCAGTTTCGGCTAAGCAGAAAAAAACATCAGCCAAGAAATCTGCCAGTGATGCTGAGCAGAGCAAGACAGGTGAAGGTCACCCCGATCAAGCAGCACTGTATGCTGTATCAAGCAAACACAAACACAGTGGGAAACTCGACGAAGATGCTGTAACCGTACACTCTGATCAAACTCCGGAAGCAACCTACGCAATTTCGGCCAAGCAGAAAAAATCAAGAGCGAAGAAATCTGTCAGTGACGTTGAACTGAGCAAGACCGATGAAGATCACCCTGATCCTGCAGCACTGTATGCTGAATCAAGCAAAAAGAAACACAAACGGAAGAAAAAGGTGACAAATATATTATTCTGAACCTCAAGGCATTGTCATTTTATGAATGACTGAAACATATCAAAGAAaacatataaaaaaatattcagatcATTACATATGATTTGGCAGATTcagtatttcattatatatttggatgtataatatatatcacTGTGCCTTTAACACACACTGAATTAAATGTATCTTgcattaaggttccaagacaagaaatttgacctttttaatctaacaatatTCTAACAGTTAATAAGCTCAAAACCCCCATAAAGTATACactttctgaaagcctagatatacaggaacattttgataaccacagtgtcaccattgtttacataactatcacgtgacaaggtaatttgcataacctttcaaaaatcggttttccctatgttttgtctcaatacctcaaaatatcttactcaaacttgctggaatgcaagctgtcacaatgctcttccaaagtttgtctcagatttttcatatcttgcttagttttttttggagcacaattttaaagaaatcaactatggtaaaattcactgcccTGGAAGTTTTTCCGGCATAAAACtgttaagaaggtttaaaaaaattctgagacacacttttaaagacccataggacagcttgcactcacataaATTTCAGCCGCATATcttaaagcattgaaacaaaacatagggaaaaccgatttttgaaaggttatgcaaattacctgtcacgtgatagttatgtaaacagtggtgacactatggtaaccagaatgttcccctatatctaagctttccgaaaatatacaatttacaggggttctgagcttcttAAACACTacagaattgttagtttaaaatggtcaatttcttgtcttggaaccttaacacTACGCTCTCTTCCAAACAATGTCATAATTCCATATCCCACTTTTTCAGGATAAATCAAAAGGTGATATAACGTATGCAGACCTGGATTTGCCACCCACTGGTTCTGAGCAGCAGCCAAAGAGGATGCCTGCAGAAGAGATGATTCAATATGCCTCAATCCAGATTCCGGAAAAGTAATCGATTGAATACAGCAGACTTGAAgagaaattaataaaaaaaattgtaccgTTCACTTTCATGGCCGTGCACTACGAGGTGAATAACAAACATCTTACGTATGTACATCAAACTAATAAATTCTATTAGTTCAAGTAGTCATATACCTAATACTGTGTATATATCCCAACTAAAACTTAATGTTATTACTCTTAAACGGTATATTGTGTTGattatatttaatttattaattatattGACATTATTCGAAACTCCTGTGTTTGTATCTCTACAGCCATAATAATATTTAAGGGCTGGTAACCAAGTTTTATGTCAAGCAAATATTTACAGTGACAAATTCGGCACTTGCTAATGATAGACCTGAATTTTTGAGCTGTCAAACTGATAagctgattttaattttgatatagttgtgtaTTAAGGACTTAACTCTACTATAATAGGAATCTTTGTAGGAAAATGCCTGATTTGGATTCTCTTagacttttatttttaatttatttttctgtaatctGATATGGTAAAGTTTCCAATTTTCAAGtttctatttttgaaaaatattgtatatgtaaatatgctCCCAATGCGCGTGATTTTTAGTTACTAAATTCGGATCATTTTCATCTGGGTTGTAAAGTACATTCCTTCAAGTTTCTGTGCACAGGGCAACCACTTGTTGTCAATACTCTACTTCGAAATAATCTTAGTTTTTGCgtttataaaattataaaattatgctCTAATTAATTGTCTTTGGCGACATTAGCATTAGTTGTAAGGCCTCccatttaatatatttttctgtttaaagCCGTGTATTCAAGTCAACAAAATTGCCAATTGATGTTTTCTAGGCCTAACAATGTTATGTCTAAAATGAGgtactaaataaaaaaaaaaaaaaaaattcaagaccatattcaCTCATATACATAGCGTAGGAATTGAACCACTGGATTTTTCTGACTAAATTTGTATCAACACCAATTACAAAAAAACATATTATTCTCCATCTTAAAGTTTTTGTTGAAACTGTGTCTATATTATCTTTAGTTGTAATTAGATACGGCAATTGGAACTGGTGTCATTTGGAAAGCGtaggaatgaaaaaaaaaaacaaatcttAAAAGCCAGCAATGATAACATGACAGCCGCCGGCTGACTCTTGTTTACTTTTTGCAAGTCCAGTGAAAAAAACACGTCAGGCTAGGTTTAAAAGTAGATTTAGTGTCAATTCCGAGTCAGTGAGGACGGCTGATAAATTATTGCCGAAGATCGCATTGTGAAAATACATAAACCAATCACAGTAAAGAATTCGTACAAAACGCCGAGGTCAGCATGGGTCATACATTTCAATGCCTTCTTGCTTGGGGTGAACGGTCAAAATAGCTGGGGTTTTTTAATGAAGATGCTGGCTAGGGTGTAACGCCACTCACCCCCACCCcccataaaaagaaaaaaaagcaagcaggcaaacaaaaaataaaacgctTGTGAAGAAGAGGTGATTCAATATGCCTCAATCCAGATTCTAAAAAAAGTAATCGAGTGAATACAGCAGTTTTGAAGATAAATTAAAACTAATCGCAGCGTTTACTTTCATGGCCGTGCACTACTGAAATTATGGACGTGAATAAAAAACATCTTACCTATGTACACCAAACTGATAATGTATATTAGTACAAGTAATCATTTACGTAATAATGTGTAAATATTCAAACTAAGTATGTTAAAAactgaatgtttttattctttaaCAGTTTATTGTGTTGATTGTATTATTAATTATATTGACATTATTCGAAATTCCTGTGTTTGTACCTCTACATATGTACATAATATTTCAGGTCTGGTAATCAATTTTTATGTCGAGCAGAATAATAACAGTGACCAATCCGGTACTTGCCAACGATAGACCTGATGTTTTAGAACTGTCAAACTAGGCTGATATTTCATCTGATATCGTTGTGTATTAAGGACTTAAAGTTAatgtcactgcatgaaaacgcaataatacagataaattcacattaatgagttgcctgtattataaaataatacatGTGAATGCAcgtgaatccacatgaatacaggcttgctgaatacaagcaatggattattaactgtattcatctgtatatgcactcttcagctaaaatacaggcaataatccatgcaaatacagtaagtattatcgCGTTTTTATGCAGTATGTAATAGCAAGCTTTGTAGGGCAAATGCCTAATTGGATGCCTCTTACACTTTTATTTTCTGACAGGCGCATTTTGTTCACAGCTGTTGTGCAATTTAAGTTTTCAATCatgtctatttttattttttctgtaatctcATATGTTAAAGTTTCCAAATTTTCAGGTTTTtacttatgaaaaatatttacatgtaaactaGCTCCCTATTTGCTTGATATTTAGTTACTaagttcagatttttttcgtccGCGTAGTAAATTACATTCATTTCTGTGCACAGGGCAACCCCTTGTTGTCAATACTTTCCTTAGAAATAatctttgtttttgatttttataaaaTTATGCTCTCATTAATTGTCTTTGGTGACGTTACCCTTAGTTGTAAGGCCTCACATTTAAAGCCGTTTATTCAAGTCAACAGAAATTGCCAAATGACGTTTTCTATACCTAACAATGTTATACCTAAAACGAGTTACTAAATTAAAAGAAACAATTCCAGACCATATTCTCAAATTTACATAggtttaaaataatttcaaattgaaCCATTGGATTTCTCTGACTACATTTATGTCAACACCAATTAAAATGAACATATCATTCTCCACCataaagtttttttgttttttttttgaaattgtctATTATATGTAGCTCAGCTAATAAGACATGGCGATTTAAACTTGTGTCAACTAGAAAGCTAAGGATTtgtagaaaacatttttttaaagttagCATTGACGACATGACAGCCGCCGGCTGACTCTTGTTTACGCTTTGCAAATCCAGTGAAAAAACCGTCAGGCTAGGTTTAAAAGTAGATTTAGTGTCAATTCCGAGTCAGTGAGGACGGCTGATAAATTATTGCCGAAGATCACATTGTGGAAATACATAAACCAAACACAGTAAAGATTTTTTATAGAACACGATGTCAGTGTGGGTCATACAATTCAGTGCCTACTTGTTCGTGGTGAACCGTCGAAATGGAAGGGTTTTTCAATGACATGCTGGCTAGTGTGTAATTCCACTCACCCCCACCCCAAGGGAGGGAAACAAGCAAGTAGGCAATTAAAAAATGAAACGCTTCCTTATGACGTGTTCAAATTACCCGGAAACCCGCCTAGTGCCTTAATGCGGGTTTTTAATTCTTTACAGCGGCATTTATGTTTGCTTAAAATACACAGTGAATTATATGCTTTCAGTTTAACGACTTGATATCGTTAATTGAGAATACAGACAAAAGAAACCTGTACTTTGAAACTGAAATGCGAATGTCGTTATCGTCACCGTATGTATTAcctctatttgtaacaatcaaccctatttgtaaaaaaaacaacaacataaatttcgaaaaaaaaactttgccgtatttgttgaaatcttaatgaaatatgcatatttgtatgtttaggggcaattttcttttttttcttgtcgaaactcattttttctgaaactgcttttgttacaaatttgcttgattgttacaaataggggtgacgtaTCAACCCTATTTGTGACAATCAACCTTTTTTATACAGTGGTTTAATAGGAAAAAGATGCTGTGCGGTGActgcaaaatgtaacaaaattttgtaacaaaacctaatttgcaaaaaacttattatattattatattgtattattaATTATATCGACATTATTCAAAAACTCCTGTCTTTGTACCTCTATTACGTGAATGGTATTTTAGGGCTGTAATTACTTTTCATGTCTAGCAATCACAGAGACCGATCCAGCACTTGCTAATGATAGACCTTATGTTTTTGAGCTGTCAAACTAGGCTGATTTTAATTGTGATATCTCTGTGTATTAAGGACTTGACGTTACTGCAATAGATAGCTTTGTAGGGCGTATATCTGATTGGATGTCTCCCGCATTTGCAATTCATTAGGTGCGTTTTGTTCACAGTTGTTCtgcaattcaaattttaaatcatgtcttttttattttttctgtaatcttATATGTTAAAGTTTccaaattttcaagtttctacTTTGAAAAATAGTTATATGTAAACAAGCTCCCTATGTGCTTGATGTTTAGTTAGTAAGTTCAGATCATTTTCTTCCTGGTTGTAAATTACATTCATTTCTGTGCACAGGGCAACCACTTGTTGTCAATACTTTACTTCGAAATACTCTTagtttgtttttcgttttttataACATTATGCTCTCATTAATTGTCTTTTGCAACGTTATTATTAGTTGTAAGGCCTCCCGTTTAATATACTTTTGTGTTGAAAGCCATTTATTCAAGTCAACAGAAATTGCCAAGTGGCGTTTTCTAGACCTAACAATGTTGTGTCTAAAATGAGTGATTTAACTGAAAGAAAACAATTCCAGACCATATTCACTTATGTACATAGCGTAGGTTTAAgacaatttcaaattaaacCATTGGAATTTTTCTAACTACATTTGTGTCAACACcaattataatataaatatcattctcaatcttaaagtttttgttgaaattgtgtcTATATTATTTTAAGTTGTAAATAGATACGGCGATTGGGACTTGTGTGAACTAGAAAGCGTAGGAAtgaaaaagaaacaacaacaacaattctTTAAAGTCAGCATTAACACCATGACAGCCGCCGACTGACTCTTGATTGCGTTTTGCAAGTCAAGTGAAAACAACGTCAGGCTAGGTTTAAAAATAGATTTAGTGTCAACCCCGAGTCAGTGATGACGGCTGATAGATTATCGCCGAAGATCGCATTGTGGAACTACATAAACCAATCGCAGTAAAGAATTCGTACAAAACGCCGAGGTCAGCATGGGTCATACATTTCAATGCCTTCTTGTTAGGGGTGAACGATCAAAATGGAAGGGTTTTTAAGGGAGATGCTGGCTAGGGTGTAACGCCActcatcccccccccccataaaaagagaaacaaacaagcaggcaaataaaaattaaaacgcTTCCTGAAGACAAAATGATTCAATATGCCTCAATCCAGAGTCCGAAAAAGTTATGGATTGAATTCAGGAGTCTTGaagagaaattgaaaattatcGTAGGGTTTACTTTCATGGCTGTGCACTAATGAAATTATGGACGTGAATAAAAAACACCTTACCTATGTACATCTAACTGATAATTTCTATTAGTACAAGTAAATACCTAATACTGTGTATATATTCCTACTAAATTCTTTAACAGTTTATTGTGTTGATTGTATTATTAATTATATTGACATTATTCGAAATTCCTGTGTTTGTACCTCtacttaaataaataatatttcaggTCTGGTAAGCAATTTTATGTCCAGCAAACTAATCACAGTGACCGATCTGGTACTTGGTTATGATATTGATGTTTGAAAACTGTATAACTAGGCTGATATTTAatcgttgttattgttgtgtgTTAAGGACTTAAATTTACTGTAATAGCAAGCTTTGTAGGGTAAATGCCTGATTGGATGTCTCTTACACTTGTTATTTTGAAAGGTGAATTTTTGTTCGCAGCTGTTCtacaatttaaattttcatcatGTCATCATGTCTATTTTTCATGTCCAAATTTTCAGGtgtttacttttgaaaaatatttatatgtaaACAACTCCTTTTGTGCTTGATATTTAGTTTCTAAGTTAAGATCATTTTCTTCCGGGTTGTAAATTACATTCCTTTCTCTGCACAAAGCCACCACTTGTCAATACTTTACTCCGAAatgctgttttttttaaaataatgctCTAATTAATGGTCTTTGGCGACGTTACCATTGGTTGTAAGGCCtcaaatttaatatatttttgtgtttaaagCCGTTTATTATCAAGTCAACAGAAAAATTGCCAAATGATGTTTTCTAGGCCTAACAATTTTATGTCTAAAATGAGTGACagaattaaaagaaaaaaattccagaCAATATTCACTCATGTACATAGCGTAGGTTAAGAcaatttcaaattgacctaCTTAATTTTTCTGACTACATTTGTGTCAACACCAATTATAATAAACATATCATTCTCCATCTTAAAGTTTTTTGTTGAAACTGTGTCTATATTATCTTTAGTTGTAAATAGATACGGCAATTGGAACTGCTGTCAACTAGAAAGCGTACgaatgaaaaaacaacaacaaaaatcttTAAAGTCAGCATTGACAACATGGCAGCTGACGGCTGACTCTTGTTTACGTTTTGCATGTCCTGTAAAAAGAAGGTCAAGCTAGGTTTAAAAATAGATTTAGTGTCAACCCCGAGTCGGTGAGGACGACTGATAAATTATCGCCGAAGATCGCATAATGGAACTACATAAACCAATCACTGTAAAGAAGTCGTACAAAACGCGAGGTCAACATGGGTCATATATTCAAATGCGTACTGTTTGGGGTGAACAGTCAAAATGGCTGGCTTTTTTAATGAGATGCTGGCTAGGGTGTAACGccactgccccccccccataaAAAGAGAAACAAGCAAGCaggcaaacaaaaataaaaccctTCCTGAAGAAAAAGTGATAGCCAGATTCCGAAAAACTTATGGATTGAATACAGCAGCCTTGAagagaaattaaaaataatcgtAGCATTCACTTTCATGGCCGTGCGCTATTGAAATTATGGACGTAAATAACAAACATCTTCCCTATGTACATCAAACTAATAATTTATATTAGTACAAGTAATCATATACCTAATACTGTGTATATATTCCAACTAGCATATTAACAACTTGATATAATTATTCTTTAACAGTTTATTGTGTTGATTATATTATTAATTATATTGACATTATTCGAAATTCCTGTGTTTGTACCTCTACATACATAATTAATATTTCAGGTCTGGTAACCAATTTTTATGTCCAGCAAACTAATAACAGTGACCGATCCGACACTTGCTAATGATATACCTGATGTTTTAGAACTGTCAAACTAGGCTGATATTTAATCGTTGTTATCGTTGTGTATTAAGGACTTAAAGTTACTGTAATAGCAAGCTTTGTAGGGCAAATGCCTGATTGGATGTCTCTTACACTTCTATTTTTTGATTGGTGAATTTTGTTCACAGCTGTTCTGCAATTAAAGTTTTAAATCatgtctatttttatttttttctgtaatctcttatgttaaaatttccaATTCTTCATGTGTTtacttatgaaaaatattttatatgcaAACAACTCCTTATGTGCTTGATATTAAGTTAAAAGGTTTAGATCATTTTCTTCTGGGTTGTAAATTACATTCATTTCTGTGCACAGGGCAACCACTTGTTGTTAATACTTTAC contains the following coding sequences:
- the LOC139129781 gene encoding uncharacterized protein; the encoded protein is MLPFCIFLNKDETSKPTESKPETIAVYAISSKQKHGQKVDRDILTVNPYQSPEATYAVSAKQKKTSAKKSASDAEQSKTGEGHPDQAALYAVSSKHKHSGKLDEDAVTVHSDQTPEATYAISAKQKKSRAKKSVSDVELSKTDEDHPDPAALYAESSKKKHKRKKKDKSKGDITYADLDLPPTGSEQQPKRMPAEEMIQYASIQIPEK